A segment of the Allosaccharopolyspora coralli genome:
GACCGTGGACCTGGCCGCTCCTCGTGAGTTCGCCGGCGCTGGCGACGCTGCTGGTACGGCGCAGGCACCCGTGGACAGGACTGGTCGCCACCCTGATCTCGACCGTCGTGCTGATCGTGCCGGACATCCACATCGGCGCGCTCAACCTGGCGATCCTCGTCGCGGTCTACTCCGTCGCGGGCCGCGCCAGTGCGACGGCGACCGTCGGTGCCGGACTGTTGGCCATGCTCTACCCGGTGGCGCGGTTGATCGTCTTCGAGTGGCCGTTCGGTGAAGGCATGATGATGGTCATCGGACACGCCGTGGAGATTCTCGTCGTCGCCGGTTTCGGCTGGTCCATCCGAGTCGCACGGCAGCGGGCGCGCCGGCTGCGCCAGACCGTCACCTTGCTCGAGGGTGCCAGGAGCCGGCTCGCGACGGACGCGGCGGCGATCGAACGAGCCCGGATCGCCCGGGATTTCCACGACATCCTTTCGCACCACCTCGCCATGGTCGTCCTCCGTGCCGGAGGCGCCCGGGCGGAGGTGGGGCGATGCCCCGAGAGCGCACGCGGGACGCTCGTCGAACTCGAACGGACGTCCCGTTCCGCGCTCGGCGAGATGCGCCAACTGCTGGGTGCGATGCGAGACGGCAGCGACGAGGCCAGCGAGGCCGCGGCCGGCGCGGCGGAGGAACGACAGCGCGTCCCGGCGCCGACTTTGGAGCGGCTGGACGCGCTGGTCGACTCGGTCCGCGGTTCCGGGATGGTGTGGCAGATCGAACGACGCGGCCACGTCCGTGAGCTCGGTCAGGGCGTGGAGATGACCGCCTACCGCATCGTCCAGGAAGCGGTGACGAACGTGCTCAAACACGCCGGCTTCGGCCGCGCGCAAGTGGTTTTGGACTACGGGGAGAACACGCTCGGCATCGAGGTCATCAACAAGGTCGGCGGCTTCGATCGGGAGCTGCTCTGCGAACATTCCCCTGCTCGGCGGGAAACGTCGGTGCGCGGCACCGCTCCGGCCGGGCACGGACTGATCGGCCTGCGAGAGCGAGTGGCCGTCCTCGGGGGCACGCTCGCCGCGCACCCCGTTCCGCACGGGTTCCACCTCGCCGCTGTCCTCCCGTGCGCGGACGGCACCGAGACCGCCTGACGCTCCAGCCGACGAGGCGAACGGCACTCTCGCCCCACGTGTCGAGGCGAAAGTGCCGTTCGCTCCGGCTCACCCGAGTTCGATGATGAGGTCCCCGCCCTCGACCTGCTGGACCCCGCCGATCGCGAGGCGCTTGACGGTGCCCGCCTGCGGCGCGGTGATCGCCGCCTCCATCTTCATGGCTTCGATCGTGGCGACGGTCTGCCCGGCGTCCACGCTCTCGCCCTCCTTCGCCGAGAGCGTCACGACGCCGGCGAACGGTGCGGCCACGTGGTTCTGGTTGCCGCGATCGGCCTTCTCGGCCACCGGCAAGTCGGAGGCCACGGAACGGTCCCCCACCTGGATCGGCCGCATCTGGCCGTTCAGGATCGCCATCACCGTGCGGTTGCCGCGCTCGTCGGCCTCCGAGATCGCCTCCAGCCCGATGATGAGGCGTACGCCCGGCTCCAGGTCGACCGAGTACTCCTTACCCTGCCGCAGCCCGTAGAAGAAGTCCTTGCTGTTGAGCAGCGAGGTGTCACCGTAGTCGCGCCGGTGTTCCTCGAACTCCTTGGTGGGCTTGGCGAACATGAGCCGGTTCAACGTGATCCGCCGGTCCGAGACGAGGCCCTTCTTGTCCTCTTCGGACAGTTCGATGACCTTCGGCTCCCCGGTGCGGCCCTCGAGCGCGCGAGACCGGAACGGCTCCGGCCACCCTGCGGGCGGGTCGCCGAGCTCGCCCTGCAGGAAGCCGATCACCGACTCCGGAATGTCGAAGCGGCGCGGCTCGGCCTCGAAGTCCTTCGGGTCGACGCCGGCACCCACCAGGTGCAGCGCCAAGTCCCCCACGACCTTCGACGACGGCGTGACCTTCACCAGCCTGCCGAGGATCCGGTCGGCGGCGGCGTACATCGCCTCGATCTCCTCGAACTTGTCGCCGAGTCCGAGCGCGACGGCCTGGGTACGCAGATTCGACAGCTGACCACCCGGAATCTCGTGGTGGTAGACGCGGCCCGTCGGCGAGGACAGTCCCGCCTCGAACGGCGCGTAGACCTTGCGCACCGACTCCCAGTACGGCTCCAGGTCGCACACGGCCTGCAGGTCGAGCCCGGTGGAGCGTGCGGTGTGGTCGGTGCCCGCGACGATCGCCGACAGCGGCGGCTGCGACGTGGTGCCCGCCATGGATGCCGCCGCACCGTCGACCGCGTCGACCCCGGCCTGGATCGCAGCCTGGTACGTCGCCAGCTGGCCACCGGCGGTGTCGTGCGTGTGCAGGTGCACCGGAAGGTCGAACTCGGACCGCAGCGCCGAAACCAGCTTCTCGGCTGCCGGCGGACGCAACAGACCCGCCATGTCCTTGATCGCGAGAACGTGCGCGCCGGCGTCGACGATCTGCTCGGCCAACCGCAGGTAGTAGTCCAATGTGTAGAGCTTCTCGGCCGGGTCGGCGAGGTCGGCGGTGTAGCACAACGCGACCTCGGCGACAGACCGTCCGGTCTCGCGGACCGCGTGGATCGCCGGACGCATCTGCTCGACGTCGTTGAGCGCGTCGAAGATGCGGAAGATGTCGATGCCGGTGTCGGTGGCCTCCTGCACGAAGTGCTCGGTCACCTCGGTCGGGTACGGCGTGTACCCCACCGTGTTGCGCCCGCGCAGCAGCATCTGCAGACACAGGTTGGGCATCGCCTCGCGCAGCGCCGCGAGCCGCTCCCACGGGTCCTCTGCGAGGAACCGCAACGCCACGTCGTAGGTCGCACCGCCCCAGCACTCCACGGAGAGCAGCTCCGGGGTCATGCGTGACACGTGCGGGGCGACGGCGAGCAGGTCCTTGGTGCGTACTCGCGTGGCCAGCAACGACTGGTGCGCGTCGCGGAACGTGGTGTCGGTGACGCCGACCTGCTCACGCTCCCGCATCCACCGCGCGAACCCGTCCGGGCCGAGTTCGGTGAGCTTCTGCTTCGAGCCCGCGGGCGGCTCCACCGACAGATCCGTGGCCTCCGGCAGCTTCACGGTCGGGTCCGGAACCGACGGCCGCTCCCCGTTGGGGTGGTTGACCGTCACGTCCGCGAGGTAGGTCAGCAGCCGCGTGCCGCGGTCGGCCGAATGGCGCGCGGTGAGCAGGTGCGGACGTTGCTCGATGAACGAGGTCGTGACGCGACCCGCCTCGAAGTCCTCGTCGTCCAGAACCGCTTGCAGGAACGGAATGTTCGTGGAGACACCCCGGATCCGGAACTCGGCGACCGCGCGCCGGGCGCGCGCCACGGCGGTGTGAAAGTCCTTGCCACGGCAGGACAACTTCACCAGCATCGAGTCGAAGTGCGGGCTGACGCTCGTCCCCGCGAAGGCGGTTCCGCCGTCGAGCCGGACGCCCGCTCCGCCCGGCGACCGGTAGGCGCTGATCATGCCGGTGTCGGGGCGAAAGCCGTTGGCGGGGTCCTCGGTGGTGATGCGGCACTGCAGGGCGAAACCCCGCAGCCGTACCGAATCCTGGGTCATGCCGAGGTCCTCGAGACTTTCCCCGGCGGCGACCCGCAGCTGCGACTGCACGAGGTCGGCGTCGGTGACCTCCTCGGTCACGGTGTGCTCGACCTGGATGCGCGGGTTCATCTCGATGAACACGTGCCGACCCCGCTCGTCGACGAGGAACTCGACGGTTCCGGCGTTGACGTAGCCGATCTGCCGGGCGAAAGCGACCGCGTCGGCGCAGATCCGCTCGCGAAGCTCCGGGTCGAGGTTCGGAGCGGGCGCGATCTCGATGACCTTCTGGTGCCGCCGCTGCACCGAACAGTCGCGTTCGTAGAGGTGGACGACGTTGCCCTCGTTGTCGGCGAGGATCTGCACCTCGATGTGGCGCGGGTTGACCACGGCCTGCTCGAGGAACACGGTCGCGTCGCCGAAGGCCGACTCGGCCTCGCGCATCGCGGCTTCGAGCGCCTCGCGCAACGACTCGATCTCGTTGACCCTGCGCATTCCGCGACCGCCACCACCGGCGACGGCCTTGACGAAGACCGGAAACTGCATGTCCTCGGCGGCGCTCATGAGCGCATCGGCGTCGGAGGAGGGCGCCGACGAGTCCAGGACAGGGACCCCCGCGTTGCGGGCAGCGGCGACCGCGCTGGCTTTGTTGCCCGTCATCTGCAGGATGTCGTGGCTCGGGCCGACGAACGTGATGCCCGCTTCGGCGCACGCCTCCGCCAGGTCGGGATTCTCCGAGAGGAACCCGTAGCCCGGGTAGACGGCGTCGACCCCGGCCTTCTTCGCGGCTCGGACGATCTCCTCGACCGACAGGTAGGCACGGACCGGATGGCCGGGCTCGCCGATCTCGTAGGACTCGTCGGCCTTCAACCGGTGCAACGAGTTGCGGTCTTCATGCGGGAACACCGCAACGGTGCCCGCGCCGAGTTCGTATCCGGCTCGGAATGCACGAATCGCGATCTCGCCTCGGTTGGCGACGAGAACCTTGCGGAACATGCCGGCTCCTCCAAGATGCAGGTGTCGGACGGTGCGAGAACACTACCGCGAAAATTCTCTTCGCGGTGACCTCTCCCGCGTGATGGACATCATCGAGGACAGCGCTGACCTGCCCGGACTTACCCACCACACAACCCGCCGACGAGAGAAACTTTCAAAGAAATTCCGTCTGAGCAAAGTGAGGCCCTCGCGCCCCGAACCACTCGAACCGACGCCGACCCCCACGCCGACGACACCCGCGAGACCAACCAGGCCCCGCCGAACCACCGACACCCCCCAACTTCGCACCTCACCCAACTGGGCGTACCACCCCACCCCACCTCGGAAAACGGGGTGGCAAATTCGCGCGAATTTGCCGTACCCCCGGGGGGTAGGGGTCAGGACTTGTCCAGATAGCCGGCGCGGTCGGGGTCGACGACTTCGGCGACCATGCGGTGCAGACCGGGATGCCGTTCGAGCTCCGGGTCGTCGGTGAGCACCTCGTCCGCGAGTTCGCGGGCCCTGGCGATCACGTCCTCGTCGCGTAGCAGCGACAGCATCTTCAGGCCGGACTTCGTGCCGGACTGGGCGGCGCCGAGGATGTCGCCCTCGCGGCGCAACTCGAGGTCGAGGCGGGCGAGTTCGAAGCCGTCCGTGGTGGAGGCGACCGCGTCCAACCGTTCCCGGGTGGTCGTGCCGGCCATCGCCTCGCTGACCAGCAGGCACAGGCCCGCCGCGCTCCCGCGGCCCACTCGGCCACGCAACTGGTGCAGCTGGCTCACGCCGAAACGGTCCGCGTCCATGATCACCATGACAGTCGCGTTCGGCACGTTCACGCCGACCTCGACGACCGTGGTCGCCACCAGCACGTCCACCTCGCCCGCCGCGAACCCACACATCACGGCATCCTTCTCGTCAGCGGGGAGTCTGCCGTGCAGCACGGCGATCCGCAGGCCCTGCAATGGTCCCGCACGGAGCTGTTCGGCGACGTCGAGAACCGCGACCGGCGGCCTGCGTTCACCCCCGGAGTCCTCGTCCGGTGGCACCTCGCCGGTGCTGTCGTCCACTTCGGACTTCGAGCTCTTCGAGGTGGACTCGTCCTCGCCGATGCGCGGGCACACCACGTACACCTGGCGTCCGGCTCGGACTTCTTCCCGGACCCGTTGCCACGCACGGTCCAGCCACGCGGGCTTCTCCGAGACCGGAACGACGCTGGAACTGATCGGCGACCGGCCCTGCGGCAGTTCGCGCAACGCGGACGTCTCGAGGTCGCCGTACACCGTCATCGCCACCGTGCGCGGGATCGGCGTCGCCGTCATCACCAACACGTGCGGCGCGGTGTCCTCGCCGCCACGGGCGCGCAGCGCATCCCGTTGCTCGACGCCGAACCGGTGCTGTTCGTCGACCACCACCAGTCCCAGGTCGGCGAACGACACCGTCTCCTGAATCAAGGCGTGCGTCCCCACGACGATGCCCGAGGCGCCCGAAGCCGCGTCCAGCAACGCTTGTTTGCGCTGCGCGGCGGGCAGCGATCCGGTCAGCAGTGTCACGCGGGTCGACTGCTCGGCGCCGCCCAACTCCCCGGCCTTCCCGAGATCCCCCAGCGAATCGGCGAGCGACCGAGAGTGCTGGGCGGCCAGCACCTCGGTCGGCGCGAGCATCGCGGCCTGGCGCCCTGAGTCGATCGCTTGCAGCATCGCACGCAGCGCCACCAGCGTCTTTCCGGAGCCGACCTCGCCCTGGACCAGCCGGTTCATCGGATGCACCCGGGCGAGATCCGCCGCGATCTCTTCGCCGATCTCACGCTGACCCGCGGTCAACTCGAACGGCAACCTGTCGTCGAACTCGGCGAGGATTCCGTCGTCGGCCCGAGCGCACGCGGGCGCCGGGTGCGTCTGTGTACTCGCCCGCATCCGCGCGAGGACGAGCTGCACCGCCAGTGCCTCGTCCCACTTGAGCCGTTCCTGCGCCGCCTCGACCTCGGCATGACTCGACGGACGGTGGATCATCCGGATCGCTTCGTCCACACCGGACAGCCCGAGTCGTTGACGCATCGGCTGGGGTAACGGGTCGTCGGCCCCGTCCCACATTTCCAAGACCTGGGACACGCAACGCGCGATCGACCAGGACGGAAGTCCTTGCGCCGCCGGATACACCGGAATCAGCGCCGAGGCGAACTCCTCCGCCTTCGCGGCGCCGCCTTCGTCGGAGTCATCGGAGTCGAACAACTGGTACTCGGGGTGCGCCAGCTGCAACTTGCTGCGGTAGGCCGTGACCTTACCCGCGAACATGCCGCGACGACCCGGAATCAGCTCACGCTCACGCCACGCCTGGTTGAAAAAAGTACAGATCAACGAGCGCTGTCCGTCGGTGATCGTGGCCTCGACGATCGTGCCGCGACGCGAGCGCATGGTCCGTTTGCTCACCCGATCGACCCGAGCGAGCACCGTCGCGTGCTCGTCGATCTCCAGACCCGCGATCGGGGTGAGCTCACCGCGTTCGGCGTACCTGCGAGGGTAATGCCGCAACAGATCGCCCACAGTGGACAGGCCGAGAGTGGAATCGAGCGCCTTGGCCGTCTTCGCGCCCAACACCCGATCCAAGCCCGTGGCTCCTGTGGTCATCCCCGCACCTTCGTTCCCGCTCACGTCCGGGATCGGACGTTACCGAACCGCACCGACGCCGCACGCACCTCACTCCACCCCGATCATGACCGCGGTGCCGAGATCACCTGCCGGGTAGCACGCGAGTTCCACCTCCGGACGCGTCCGGTGCAGATGCGCGGTGAGTCGCTCACCCAACGTGTCCGGGGCCTGAGCACCCACGAGCACCGTCACGA
Coding sequences within it:
- a CDS encoding sensor histidine kinase, whose amino-acid sequence is MSARVEEDELTRGETRVIRTLAGFRVPRPFLVDLAVVVGMVLAHVMALYFTPPPSGPWTWPLLVSSPALATLLVRRRHPWTGLVATLISTVVLIVPDIHIGALNLAILVAVYSVAGRASATATVGAGLLAMLYPVARLIVFEWPFGEGMMMVIGHAVEILVVAGFGWSIRVARQRARRLRQTVTLLEGARSRLATDAAAIERARIARDFHDILSHHLAMVVLRAGGARAEVGRCPESARGTLVELERTSRSALGEMRQLLGAMRDGSDEASEAAAGAAEERQRVPAPTLERLDALVDSVRGSGMVWQIERRGHVRELGQGVEMTAYRIVQEAVTNVLKHAGFGRAQVVLDYGENTLGIEVINKVGGFDRELLCEHSPARRETSVRGTAPAGHGLIGLRERVAVLGGTLAAHPVPHGFHLAAVLPCADGTETA
- a CDS encoding pyruvate carboxylase — protein: MFRKVLVANRGEIAIRAFRAGYELGAGTVAVFPHEDRNSLHRLKADESYEIGEPGHPVRAYLSVEEIVRAAKKAGVDAVYPGYGFLSENPDLAEACAEAGITFVGPSHDILQMTGNKASAVAAARNAGVPVLDSSAPSSDADALMSAAEDMQFPVFVKAVAGGGGRGMRRVNEIESLREALEAAMREAESAFGDATVFLEQAVVNPRHIEVQILADNEGNVVHLYERDCSVQRRHQKVIEIAPAPNLDPELRERICADAVAFARQIGYVNAGTVEFLVDERGRHVFIEMNPRIQVEHTVTEEVTDADLVQSQLRVAAGESLEDLGMTQDSVRLRGFALQCRITTEDPANGFRPDTGMISAYRSPGGAGVRLDGGTAFAGTSVSPHFDSMLVKLSCRGKDFHTAVARARRAVAEFRIRGVSTNIPFLQAVLDDEDFEAGRVTTSFIEQRPHLLTARHSADRGTRLLTYLADVTVNHPNGERPSVPDPTVKLPEATDLSVEPPAGSKQKLTELGPDGFARWMREREQVGVTDTTFRDAHQSLLATRVRTKDLLAVAPHVSRMTPELLSVECWGGATYDVALRFLAEDPWERLAALREAMPNLCLQMLLRGRNTVGYTPYPTEVTEHFVQEATDTGIDIFRIFDALNDVEQMRPAIHAVRETGRSVAEVALCYTADLADPAEKLYTLDYYLRLAEQIVDAGAHVLAIKDMAGLLRPPAAEKLVSALRSEFDLPVHLHTHDTAGGQLATYQAAIQAGVDAVDGAAASMAGTTSQPPLSAIVAGTDHTARSTGLDLQAVCDLEPYWESVRKVYAPFEAGLSSPTGRVYHHEIPGGQLSNLRTQAVALGLGDKFEEIEAMYAAADRILGRLVKVTPSSKVVGDLALHLVGAGVDPKDFEAEPRRFDIPESVIGFLQGELGDPPAGWPEPFRSRALEGRTGEPKVIELSEEDKKGLVSDRRITLNRLMFAKPTKEFEEHRRDYGDTSLLNSKDFFYGLRQGKEYSVDLEPGVRLIIGLEAISEADERGNRTVMAILNGQMRPIQVGDRSVASDLPVAEKADRGNQNHVAAPFAGVVTLSAKEGESVDAGQTVATIEAMKMEAAITAPQAGTVKRLAIGGVQQVEGGDLIIELG
- the recG gene encoding ATP-dependent DNA helicase RecG; its protein translation is MTTGATGLDRVLGAKTAKALDSTLGLSTVGDLLRHYPRRYAERGELTPIAGLEIDEHATVLARVDRVSKRTMRSRRGTIVEATITDGQRSLICTFFNQAWRERELIPGRRGMFAGKVTAYRSKLQLAHPEYQLFDSDDSDEGGAAKAEEFASALIPVYPAAQGLPSWSIARCVSQVLEMWDGADDPLPQPMRQRLGLSGVDEAIRMIHRPSSHAEVEAAQERLKWDEALAVQLVLARMRASTQTHPAPACARADDGILAEFDDRLPFELTAGQREIGEEIAADLARVHPMNRLVQGEVGSGKTLVALRAMLQAIDSGRQAAMLAPTEVLAAQHSRSLADSLGDLGKAGELGGAEQSTRVTLLTGSLPAAQRKQALLDAASGASGIVVGTHALIQETVSFADLGLVVVDEQHRFGVEQRDALRARGGEDTAPHVLVMTATPIPRTVAMTVYGDLETSALRELPQGRSPISSSVVPVSEKPAWLDRAWQRVREEVRAGRQVYVVCPRIGEDESTSKSSKSEVDDSTGEVPPDEDSGGERRPPVAVLDVAEQLRAGPLQGLRIAVLHGRLPADEKDAVMCGFAAGEVDVLVATTVVEVGVNVPNATVMVIMDADRFGVSQLHQLRGRVGRGSAAGLCLLVSEAMAGTTTRERLDAVASTTDGFELARLDLELRREGDILGAAQSGTKSGLKMLSLLRDEDVIARARELADEVLTDDPELERHPGLHRMVAEVVDPDRAGYLDKS